GGGCGTGCTGCTGGACGTCAACGACGAACCCGCCATCGAGCGCCTCGCCGAGCAACTGCAGCGCGAAGCCGGCGGCCTGGACGTGCTGATCAACAACGCCGGCTACGGCGCTATGGGACCACTGCTGGACGGCGGCAGCCAGGCGATCCGCAAACAGTTCGAGACCAACGTATTCGCCGTGGTCGGCGTGACCCGCGCGTTGTTCCCGGCGTTGCGCGCACGGCGCGGGCTGGTGGTGAACGTCGGCAGCGTGTCCGGCGTGCTGGTCACCCCCTTCGCCGGCGCCTACTGCGCGTCGAAGGCGGCGGTACATGCGCTGAACGACGCGCTGCGCCTGGAGCTGGCGCCCTTCGGCATCGGAGTGCTGGAAGTGCAGCCCGGCGCCATCGCCTCCCGTTTTGCCGCCAACGCCAGCCGCGAGATGGCGGCGGTGGTCAGCGAAGATTCCGCCTGGTGGCCGCTGCGCCGCTTCATCCAGGCGCGTGCCGCTGCCTCCCAGGACAAACCCACCCCGGCCAGCGACTTCGCCCGCGAGCTGCTGGCCGCCGTACAGCGCTCGCCGCGCCCGCGCCTGGTGCGCATCGGCCACGGCAGCCGCGCCCTGCCCCTGCTTGCCCGCTGGCTGCCCACCGGGATGCTGGACAAGGTGCTGAAGAAGCGCTTCGGCCTCGATGGACAACTCTGATGACATACCAGGTCCGCTACCTCGCCCTGGCCGGCATCCTCGCCGCCTTCATCCTCAACGTGGTGGCGCGCGGCTTGCTGCGGGTCGGGGGAGTGCCGGCGACCCTGCTGGTGGCGGCGCTGATCGCCGCGCTCATGGCCTTCTGGTTCGCCCGGCGGCACAA
This Pseudomonas sp. ATCC 13867 DNA region includes the following protein-coding sequences:
- a CDS encoding SDR family oxidoreductase, which codes for MPQPVALITGCSSGIGRALADAFQNAGYQVWASARRDEDVAALDQAGFRGVLLDVNDEPAIERLAEQLQREAGGLDVLINNAGYGAMGPLLDGGSQAIRKQFETNVFAVVGVTRALFPALRARRGLVVNVGSVSGVLVTPFAGAYCASKAAVHALNDALRLELAPFGIGVLEVQPGAIASRFAANASREMAAVVSEDSAWWPLRRFIQARAAASQDKPTPASDFARELLAAVQRSPRPRLVRIGHGSRALPLLARWLPTGMLDKVLKKRFGLDGQL